One endosymbiont 'TC1' of Trimyema compressum genomic window, GGCACTAATGATAATTTAATCCAACTTATTGCGACTAGCGAATTCTAATATTTTACCGTAAAGAATTCCACCAATGCCAACTTTTCGGTAGGACTTCATAATAAAAAAGCGTCTAAAAACACCTCTATTATCCTTAATTTGTAATCCCACAGTCCCAATCACATGATCTTCACTATCCACTGCTATATAAAAACAGCCATTTGCCAAGTAATTATTATAAATATCTAACAAATCTTTTTGTTCTTCTAAGGTCAAACCCATTTGGTATTCTGAATTTTGAATTTTTAAAATCAAACGAATAACTTCATCTTTATACTTCTTTTCAAACATTTTAATTTCCATTGTGAAACCTCCCTGTTATCCCTTATCAGAAGCACATGATAAACATAAATTTGAA contains:
- a CDS encoding GNAT family N-acetyltransferase, with protein sequence MEIKMFEKKYKDEVIRLILKIQNSEYQMGLTLEEQKDLLDIYNNYLANGCFYIAVDSEDHVIGTVGLQIKDNRGVFRRFFIMKSYRKVGIGGILYGKILEFASRNKLD